GTGAGGTGAATCGGCCGGCCAGCCTTCGTCACAGTGCGCCGCACTGGTAGCACCTGAATTTCACCAATAGTTAAAGGCGCATCCCCTGGGCGTTCCGGGGTCTGTGACCTTCGCACGGCGGAGCGAATGCGCGCCATGCATTCGCCCATGCTGAACGGTTTGGTAATGTAGTCGTCTGCTCCGCGCTCAAGCGCTTCAATCTTGCTCTGCTCACTGTCCTGCACGGTTAGCATCAGAATCGGCAATCGCGGAGCCATGGCGCGCAGCTTATGCAGAGTTTTGATCCCACCCATCCCGGGCATATTGATGTCGAGAAGCACAGCATCAAAAGATTCCGTCTGCACTAGCAGTAGCCCATCTTCTCCTCGAGAAACCTCTTCTACAGTGAAGCCGAGTTGTGTCAGCGAGGCTCGAAGGGCGCGGCGGATAGCCGGTTCGTCGTCAATGACCAAAACCCGAATTGGTGAGGATACCTGATAGCCGCTCATCGGATCTCGCTATCGTCATTCTGATGGGGAAACGACGCATAGAACGTAGTGACGCCGGCTTCCGTGCTTGTCACCCAAACGTGTCCTCCGTGAGCCTGTGCAGCTTGTTTCGCAACCGAGAGGCCGATACCCGTTCCGGGTGCCTGGCTGGCCGAATGCGACGAGCGAAAGTAGCGATCAAAGATGCGCTCGTAATCACTGGGTGGAATGAGAGGGCCTATGCTTCGTACGGAAAGAATCACACCCTCGGACTTCTCGAGGCCTTCGATGATAATTTTTGTTCCGGTCTGGGCATACTTGCTGGCATTGTCTACATATTGAGTAAGCAAAGCGGTCACGAGACCTCGGTCGCCGCGGACAGTGACATCTTCGCTCGATAGAGCGATCACGACGGAGAAGCGAGCAAGCGGCTCGCGCAAACTTGCCAGCACATCATCGACGAGCGGGCCGACCGCTATCATTTCGGTCTGGAGAACAAGATCAGAAGCGTGGAGCCGCGCGGTGCGTAGCAGACGGTTTGTCAACTGCTTCAGCAAATCCGCCTGTTCTTCGATCAAGCTTACGAGTTCAGATTGTGGAGCTGTGAGGTTTCCCATAGCGGTCAGGCCGCTGCCAGCAGCTTCGATTGCGGTTAGCGGAGTCTTGTAGGCATGCGCCAGTGAGTCGAGCACCATCGTACGCATTTGCTCGGTTCGTTTCGCACTCTCCGAACGGCTTTCGCTGGCGAATGCGTGGTAGCGATCAAAGGTGATGGAAATGATCGCCGCAATGGCATCTGCTGTTTTGGCTGTGGTCTCGCCGCGCAGCAACATTGCACCAATAGGCAGCTGTCCGACTCGCAGTACCCGCCGAATCAAGCCGGTCTCACGGTCCTCACTTGCGGTTTCGAACAGACTAATGTTCTTGAGTATCTCGTCGACATCATCGAACCACTCGCCAGTCCGATATATCTCTCGCAGATCCAGATCCAAAATCGCGACGGCATCCACGTCAAAGATTGACTGCACAAGATCCACTAGCTGCTGCCCAGGCAACCGGTGCGGATTCACATGCGTTGCCTTGTGAAGAAACTCACAGAGCTTGTCTGCTTCCAGGGGATCCACGGTGCGCTCCAAGTACCTGCGTTCGTTTGTAAGCGGATAAAGAGCGCCCGAAGCGCTCTACCACAAAGTGCCTGAAGATTCGAGGGGTGATTTGAGGAGATTACGGCATGGGCAGGTCAAAATCAAGCTCTCTGCCGATGCCGTATCAAAAACCGGCGGCAAATCAGCCCTAAATCAACCTTCTTTATGAGTTCTTCATGGGTTATTTGCGTTCCTAAAAGTGTTCACCAAACAAACATGCCCAGCGGGATAACGCCATAAACGGTGGACCTCAGAGCATCTTCATCCTGCGCGGACAGCCAGCTTAGAACTCACTTCGCATGACAAGGAGACCAGATTGCGAATCCCATTGAAGCTATATGGCACTCTCTTGACCGTCCTTGCCTTCACGCCAGCGCGATCGCAAACCGCACCAGCCCCCGCCGTCGCTGCCGCCGCGACAAGCGATTCTCAACCGCCCCCGTCTGTTCCACCGGCCGCGCAAGCGCCCGCGCCGGCACCGGCACCCGCGCCCACAACTGAAGGTCCTCGGGTATGGAAGCTTGGACCTTTCGATTTCAGCGGCTTCACCGACTTCTATTACAGCTACAACGCGAACCACCCGAGCAATGACGCCAACGGCAAGACGAACGACCTATATGCGTTCGATGACAAGACAAACCAGGTGAACATTGAAGCGGCAAAGTTCGTAATCAATCACGATCCCAAACCGATCGGTATGCGCATCGACCTGCTGTTTGGCAGGGCAAATGCGCTCTATCACAGTTCGCGAGACACCTCGACAGACAATTACATCGAGCAGGCAATGCTCACCACAAAACCATCGCACACCCACGGAACCGAGATCGATTTCGGTGAGTTCACGTCGTCGGCCGGCGCCGAAGTTGTGGAGACCCCACTCAACTGGAACTTCTCACATTCAATCCTGTTCGCCTGGGCGGTTCCGTACTACCACTTTGGCGTTCGCACCTCCACGCCGGTTACCAGTACGTGGACAGCGGGTGTGCAGGTCGTCAAGGGCTGGAACAACGTCAATTTGAGCGATGGCGGGGCTACCGTCGGCCTCACAAGCGCGCTCACTAAACCGAAGTACACGTGGAGCGCGAATCTCTACACGGGGCCTGCCAACATCTTCGGCGAAAAGAACTACAAGAACCTCATCGATACCACCCTACTGCTGACGCCGACCGCAAAATTCAACGCATACATAAACTACGACTACTTGCACCAGAACAGTACTCCGGTGGTCAGTGGATCATCGACCACTTCACTTCATTACCAGGGGATCGCCTTGGCTGCACGGCAACAGGTGTCGGGCAAAGGTGCCTTCGCCGCACGTTATGAGTACTTCGCTGATGGCGAGGCTCTTTCTACCGGTACTAACCAGAACCTTCAGGAGATCACGGGGACTTACGAATATGCGTGGCTGCCTAATCTGATCACCCGCGCCGAGTTCAGGCATGACTGGTCCGACGTGGACTTCTTCCACAAAGGGAACACTGAACTTGTGAAGGGGCAAACGACGGCGACGATCGGTCTTATTGCATTCCTCGGCCCGAAGCGCTGACGACCCGCCTGGAGAGATCAAGAAAAATTCGCCGTAAACCTCAAGGAGACGAACGATGACTCGATATACGACATTGGTACTGTTTCTCATCATCATCGCACTGAATTTCGGAGCTCTCTCTCTGCGTCGCTTGTTCGCTCGGAGAAGAGGCGCAGTCGCGCAGAAAGGCAAGGTTTCGCGGCTGATCCAGCGTCTCAAGAACCCTGAGTGGCGTCGCTACGGTCTCGTGCTGCTCGGCGGCAAACTGGCCGGACTCGCGCTCGTTCTTGCGGCGGCGTTCTACTTCGAGCCCGGTCTCTTCGGTCACCGAGTCTTCGCAGCCGATGCCGTGCTCAAGGGCAACGACATCGTCAATCCCGTAAACACCGCATGGACCCTGATCGCGGCATTCCTTGTCTTCGGCATGCAGGTGGGCTTCACTATGCTCGAAGCCGGTTTCTGCCGATCGCGCGAGACCGTCAACGTACTGATGGAATGCGTGGTCGATACGTGCCTGTGCGGTTTGTTGTTCTATGCCTGGGGCTTTTCCTTCATGTTCAGCCACGGGAATGGCTTCATCGGCTATCACTGGTTCTTCCTGCAAAATGTTCCGGCCACGTATGAGACTACCGGCGTGGCGTTCCTCGCCTTCTGGATCTTCCAGTTTGCCTTCGCCGACACATGCTCCACAATTACATCCGGTGCCATGATCGGCCGAACGGCCTTCGCCGGCGATCTGCTCTACAGCATTGCAGTTTCCGGATTTATCTACCCGATCATTGGTCATTGGGCCTGGGGACCTGACGGCTTCCTCGCAACGATGGGAAGCACCGGCTACTTCCTTCCCACTCTCGGGC
This is a stretch of genomic DNA from Acidobacteriaceae bacterium. It encodes these proteins:
- a CDS encoding response regulator transcription factor, translating into MSGYQVSSPIRVLVIDDEPAIRRALRASLTQLGFTVEEVSRGEDGLLLVQTESFDAVLLDINMPGMGGIKTLHKLRAMAPRLPILMLTVQDSEQSKIEALERGADDYITKPFSMGECMARIRSAVRRSQTPERPGDAPLTIGEIQVLPVRRTVTKAGRPIHLTPKEYEILYFLMLNAGRAVTYGKLLTAVWGTEFRDEVDYVRTFVRQLRKKIEDDPSNPRYLLTDAYVGYRFVESLPSSGAEAE
- a CDS encoding ATP-binding protein; protein product: MDPLEADKLCEFLHKATHVNPHRLPGQQLVDLVQSIFDVDAVAILDLDLREIYRTGEWFDDVDEILKNISLFETASEDRETGLIRRVLRVGQLPIGAMLLRGETTAKTADAIAAIISITFDRYHAFASESRSESAKRTEQMRTMVLDSLAHAYKTPLTAIEAAGSGLTAMGNLTAPQSELVSLIEEQADLLKQLTNRLLRTARLHASDLVLQTEMIAVGPLVDDVLASLREPLARFSVVIALSSEDVTVRGDRGLVTALLTQYVDNASKYAQTGTKIIIEGLEKSEGVILSVRSIGPLIPPSDYERIFDRYFRSSHSASQAPGTGIGLSVAKQAAQAHGGHVWVTSTEAGVTTFYASFPHQNDDSEIR
- a CDS encoding outer membrane beta-barrel protein, which encodes MRIPLKLYGTLLTVLAFTPARSQTAPAPAVAAAATSDSQPPPSVPPAAQAPAPAPAPAPTTEGPRVWKLGPFDFSGFTDFYYSYNANHPSNDANGKTNDLYAFDDKTNQVNIEAAKFVINHDPKPIGMRIDLLFGRANALYHSSRDTSTDNYIEQAMLTTKPSHTHGTEIDFGEFTSSAGAEVVETPLNWNFSHSILFAWAVPYYHFGVRTSTPVTSTWTAGVQVVKGWNNVNLSDGGATVGLTSALTKPKYTWSANLYTGPANIFGEKNYKNLIDTTLLLTPTAKFNAYINYDYLHQNSTPVVSGSSTTSLHYQGIALAARQQVSGKGAFAARYEYFADGEALSTGTNQNLQEITGTYEYAWLPNLITRAEFRHDWSDVDFFHKGNTELVKGQTTATIGLIAFLGPKR